One genomic segment of Rubripirellula amarantea includes these proteins:
- a CDS encoding acylphosphatase: MASSSVKRMVVRYRGNVQGVGFRMTAVAQSRGLAVHGFVMNEPNGDVLMDVEGSQEDLDTLIQRIKIQMEDRIDDAIIDQRDPLNRSDGFTIRY, from the coding sequence GTGGCAAGTTCGTCTGTCAAGCGAATGGTCGTGCGATACCGGGGCAACGTTCAGGGGGTTGGGTTTCGCATGACGGCGGTTGCACAATCACGTGGTCTCGCGGTTCACGGATTCGTGATGAACGAACCCAACGGTGATGTGTTGATGGACGTCGAGGGGTCTCAAGAAGACTTGGACACGTTAATCCAGCGTATCAAGATTCAAATGGAAGACCGGATCGACGACGCGATCATTGACCAACGAGACCCGTTGAATCGAAGTGATGGGTTCACTATTCGCTACTGA
- a CDS encoding 6-phosphofructokinase, with product MPISQSLDIKRVAILFAGGPAPGANAVISTAAFSFLEEGAQVFGIKHGYSRLAEYTAAGPLTEGEDYIRFTHDTLTNARTSRGIMIGTARTNPGKHVSSPEHLKDPELVAPLRRVYEGLCSLEIDALISIGGDDTLKTANKIKMFQDNLPPGARKFPVIHLPKTIDNDYSGIDFTFGFFTAVETLAEEIRNLNYDAAAGRAYFLCEAMGRSAGWLAYGCAIAGEASMVLSVEDIQGGLAEEEVVNGKTRKVMAMDRVIDRMVDMMLAREQEGRQYGTIVIAEGLAEFLPSKYLEGITRDDHGHINISLVNLSAMMSQLVAARYTERTGKTRKVNGLQMGYEARCAPPQAYDVMLGASLGVGAYRALVEEKLNGVMVSVSGQFNLHYVPFEELVDPKTLVTKVRFIEPGCDFHRLARFLETCVDS from the coding sequence ATGCCAATATCTCAATCTCTCGATATCAAACGCGTTGCCATCCTTTTCGCCGGTGGACCGGCTCCTGGTGCAAACGCCGTTATCTCGACCGCAGCATTTTCGTTTCTCGAAGAGGGTGCCCAGGTTTTCGGCATCAAGCACGGGTACAGTCGTTTGGCTGAGTACACCGCGGCGGGGCCGTTGACCGAAGGCGAAGATTACATCCGCTTCACTCACGATACGCTGACCAACGCCCGCACAAGTCGCGGAATCATGATCGGCACCGCTCGCACCAACCCGGGCAAGCACGTCAGTTCCCCTGAGCACTTGAAGGACCCCGAACTGGTTGCGCCACTGCGCCGCGTGTACGAGGGTCTTTGTTCACTCGAAATCGACGCTTTAATCTCGATCGGTGGCGATGACACGCTTAAGACCGCCAACAAGATCAAGATGTTCCAGGACAACTTGCCGCCGGGTGCTCGCAAATTCCCGGTCATTCACTTGCCCAAGACCATCGACAACGACTATTCAGGCATTGATTTCACTTTTGGTTTCTTTACCGCCGTTGAAACCCTTGCCGAAGAGATTCGCAACCTCAACTATGACGCCGCCGCCGGCCGGGCTTACTTCCTTTGCGAAGCGATGGGTCGTAGTGCCGGATGGCTCGCCTATGGATGTGCGATCGCGGGTGAAGCATCGATGGTGCTGAGCGTCGAGGATATCCAGGGCGGTCTTGCCGAAGAGGAAGTCGTCAACGGAAAGACTCGCAAGGTGATGGCGATGGATCGAGTGATCGATCGCATGGTCGACATGATGCTTGCCCGCGAACAAGAAGGCCGACAATACGGCACGATCGTGATCGCGGAAGGTTTGGCGGAATTCTTACCTTCGAAGTACCTCGAGGGAATCACTCGTGACGACCACGGCCACATCAATATCTCGCTGGTGAACCTGTCAGCAATGATGTCGCAGTTGGTTGCCGCTCGATATACCGAACGTACCGGCAAGACCCGCAAGGTCAACGGTTTGCAGATGGGTTACGAAGCCCGTTGTGCACCGCCACAAGCGTACGACGTGATGTTAGGTGCTTCGTTGGGAGTGGGAGCCTATCGCGCCCTAGTCGAAGAAAAACTTAACGGCGTGATGGTTTCGGTGTCTGGCCAATTCAATCTGCACTATGTTCCGTTCGAAGAACTGGTTGACCCAAAGACGCTGGTCACCAAAGTACGCTTCATCGAACCGGGATGCGACTTCCATCGCCTCGCTCGCTTTTTAGAGACCTGCGTCGATAGCTGA
- a CDS encoding LON peptidase substrate-binding domain-containing protein produces MDNLDDVTRLPDEFDGRVRLFPLPDLVVFPHAMQPLHIFEPRYCDLLAESLASDQLIAMATMTGGLPDLKSSDAAIAPTVCICRVISHAEVENDRHNVLLVGIRRATIVQEIDAGRTFRIAEVDAQEDIYSPSKAKYRLALKGKLLTAFSNIIPATATVQKNLHELMAGQMGLGPITDIISYTLPFDVQSKLQLLTESDVDLRADHLIRLLQSGKIKLHSVSIEEQSLDSPSLEQDRSPSEDGFPPAFSLN; encoded by the coding sequence ATGGATAACCTCGACGACGTTACCCGTTTACCGGATGAATTCGATGGGCGCGTGCGATTGTTCCCGCTGCCTGACTTGGTCGTTTTTCCTCATGCGATGCAACCGCTGCACATATTCGAACCCAGATATTGTGACTTATTGGCCGAGTCGCTTGCGAGCGACCAATTGATCGCCATGGCAACGATGACTGGTGGGCTGCCCGATTTGAAGTCGAGCGATGCAGCGATCGCGCCGACGGTATGCATTTGCCGAGTGATTTCACATGCTGAGGTGGAAAACGATCGACACAACGTTTTGTTGGTTGGTATTCGACGAGCCACCATTGTTCAAGAAATCGACGCGGGCCGTACGTTCCGTATCGCTGAGGTGGACGCTCAAGAGGACATCTATTCGCCGTCGAAGGCGAAGTATCGCTTGGCGCTCAAGGGAAAACTTCTAACCGCCTTTTCCAATATCATTCCTGCGACAGCGACGGTGCAAAAGAATCTGCATGAGTTGATGGCCGGGCAAATGGGACTGGGCCCCATCACCGACATCATCTCATACACCTTGCCGTTCGACGTCCAATCGAAGTTGCAACTATTGACCGAATCGGATGTCGACTTGCGAGCCGACCATTTAATCCGCCTGCTGCAAAGCGGCAAAATAAAACTGCACTCGGTTTCGATCGAGGAGCAATCGCTCGATAGCCCCTCGCTGGAGCAAGATCGCTCGCCCAGCGAAGATGGCTTTCCTCCTGCGTTCAGCTTGAACTGA
- a CDS encoding DUF1501 domain-containing protein: MNNEIQIEQSKLLRRRWFFRDCGLGMAGMALASMISRDASAEEITRALAPKLPHFAPKAKRVVYLFQAGAPSQLEMFDPKPELTKRDGQLPPKDLLKDYRAAFIDPNSALLGGKYKFSKHGQCGMDISELLPHTAKIADDICLIRSMTTDAVNHAPAQILMNTGSQQFGRPSFGSWSLYGLGSESENLPGYVVLTSAKGTSGGASNYGCGFLPTVYGGVPFRGTGDPVLYLSNPPGYDRQAQRDSLDTLNELNQLTLNEIADPETAARIQSYESAYQLQSSAPELMDLSQEPQHVLDAYGIKDASVSNFARNCLLARRLLERDVRFVQLFHEAWDQHNNLTKALKNNCEETDQPAAALVRDLKRLGMLDETLVIWAGEFGRTPMVQGGDDGRDHHNRCFSVWLAGGGIKPGYIHGATDELGFNVTENPVHVHDLNATLLHQLGFDHEKLTYRFQGRDFRLTDVHGTVVKDLLI, encoded by the coding sequence ATGAACAACGAAATTCAAATCGAGCAATCTAAGCTTCTTCGTCGTCGCTGGTTCTTTCGTGACTGCGGGCTCGGGATGGCCGGGATGGCGCTGGCGTCCATGATCTCGCGTGACGCTTCGGCGGAAGAAATCACTCGTGCGCTTGCTCCCAAATTGCCGCACTTCGCTCCCAAAGCAAAGCGTGTCGTCTACTTGTTCCAAGCGGGTGCACCGAGCCAATTGGAGATGTTCGATCCCAAACCGGAACTGACCAAACGCGATGGGCAACTGCCGCCCAAAGATTTGCTAAAGGATTACCGCGCTGCGTTCATCGATCCCAATTCGGCACTGCTGGGTGGGAAATACAAGTTCAGCAAACATGGCCAATGTGGAATGGACATTAGTGAACTGCTGCCTCACACGGCCAAAATTGCCGACGACATCTGCTTGATACGCAGCATGACTACCGACGCGGTAAATCACGCACCGGCTCAGATTCTAATGAATACCGGGTCGCAACAATTTGGGCGACCAAGCTTTGGATCATGGTCGTTGTACGGGCTGGGAAGCGAAAGCGAGAATTTGCCCGGCTACGTTGTGCTGACCAGCGCGAAGGGCACCAGCGGCGGAGCTTCGAACTATGGATGCGGTTTTTTGCCGACGGTCTACGGTGGTGTTCCGTTTCGCGGCACCGGTGACCCCGTTCTCTACTTGTCCAATCCGCCCGGCTATGATCGCCAAGCTCAGCGAGATTCCCTAGATACCCTGAACGAACTCAACCAGCTCACGCTCAACGAAATCGCCGATCCAGAGACTGCGGCTCGAATTCAAAGTTACGAATCGGCGTATCAATTGCAATCCAGCGCGCCGGAATTGATGGATCTATCCCAGGAACCTCAGCATGTGCTGGACGCTTACGGAATCAAGGACGCGAGTGTTTCGAACTTTGCCAGAAACTGCCTGCTCGCGCGTCGGTTGCTTGAACGCGATGTGCGATTTGTGCAGTTGTTCCACGAAGCCTGGGATCAACACAACAACTTGACCAAAGCGTTGAAGAATAATTGCGAGGAAACCGATCAACCGGCCGCGGCACTGGTTCGCGACTTGAAACGGCTAGGAATGCTGGATGAAACACTGGTCATTTGGGCTGGCGAATTTGGTCGCACGCCCATGGTCCAGGGTGGCGACGACGGGCGAGATCATCACAACCGTTGCTTCAGCGTATGGCTCGCTGGCGGTGGCATTAAACCCGGCTACATTCACGGCGCAACGGACGAACTTGGATTCAACGTCACTGAAAATCCGGTTCACGTTCACGATCTCAACGCGACCCTGCTGCATCAACTTGGATTCGATCACGAAAAATTAACGTACCGATTCCAAGGACGTGATTTCCGACTGACGGACGTTCATGGAACCGTAGTGAAAGATCTGTTGATATAG
- a CDS encoding PSD1 and planctomycete cytochrome C domain-containing protein — MLLRSFLVVLVAFIATGLRAADTISIDFGRDVLPILSENCLHCHGPDEAERQAGLRLDQAEAAYEDLGGYAAIVPGEPDESEVISRILTDDPDSMMPPPASHLQLSDNDRETLTEWIKQGGQYETHWAFALPQKSLASGIDAIVDQRLAARGLTRSPVASAETLCRRIYLDVIGLPPSPTQIDEFVASEKRDHETAVSDLVNRLLQSDAYAEKWSRHWLDVARYSDTNGFEKDMPRDQWAWRDWVIRSIAKDQPYNEFVVEQIAGDLLPNVTQDQLVATGFLRNGMVNEEGAIVNEQFRIEGIFDRMDCLGKAVLGLSLQCAQCHTHKFDPLTHDEYFGMFAFLNDTYEAQSWVYSDDQLKAIENIQKQVADIEEKIKADHPDWQSQLAEYVEKETKREADWESLKADELVWIGGLNHPTQEPDNSILVLGHPTTTGKIFVTAQPEKRHITAVRIEALRHGDLAFGGPGRSFWGTFAISEVEVWSRNSKEADWQSVKLSKANADFSETTKKLEPYYLPTRQDKTTEDRRVGPAAFLIDGNTRTAWRPDRGPMLRHTESVAMIKLEQPLDLPDGGEIKIQLTQDHGGNGGRANLQLGCYRLGVTDTDRPSLPAHDHAATIALKTKDMQALFRGWRQRNEMFKEANEQIDKLESSYPEAMTSVLHTAQTAPEHARTTRLLSRGSWDQPAHEVKPHTPTVLPALDVESPTRLDFARWLVSEDNPLAARVQVNRVWQAMFGRGIVETSEDFGTRTPEPEYAELLDWLAVDYVQHNWSLKHLVQRIVNSQTYQQTSTVDLELTVADPNNEWLARGPRFRAEAEVIRDVALTAAGLLHHQVGGPSIFPPVPPSLLEYNFFKPDYWDPATPPLRYRRSLYVFRKRSMPDPVLTTFDAPNSDAACARRVRSNTPLAALVSLNEPVFVEAAQAMALRVLREGGETDESRIDYAYRLVTGRHAKPAEVATLIEMLDHNSKRLADGWLSIDKVGFTNPDERPELPDGVIPRDVAAWAMVTRVLLNLDETLTKS, encoded by the coding sequence ATGCTGCTCCGCTCCTTCCTGGTCGTCCTCGTGGCTTTCATTGCGACGGGGCTTCGTGCCGCCGACACCATCTCGATCGACTTTGGTCGCGACGTACTTCCGATTCTTTCCGAGAATTGTTTGCATTGCCACGGTCCTGACGAGGCCGAACGTCAAGCGGGCCTCCGACTCGATCAAGCCGAAGCGGCTTACGAGGACCTGGGCGGATACGCTGCGATCGTTCCGGGCGAACCAGACGAAAGCGAAGTGATCTCGCGGATCCTTACCGACGATCCCGATTCGATGATGCCACCCCCCGCTTCTCATCTGCAATTGTCGGATAACGATCGAGAGACATTGACCGAGTGGATCAAGCAGGGCGGTCAATACGAAACTCACTGGGCGTTCGCGTTGCCTCAGAAAAGTCTCGCATCTGGCATCGACGCGATCGTTGACCAGCGATTGGCTGCTCGCGGGCTGACTCGATCACCGGTGGCCAGTGCCGAAACGCTGTGTCGGCGTATTTACTTGGACGTCATTGGGTTGCCACCTTCCCCAACGCAAATCGACGAGTTTGTGGCGTCAGAGAAACGCGATCACGAAACGGCCGTTTCGGATCTGGTCAATCGTTTGCTGCAAAGCGATGCGTATGCCGAAAAGTGGTCGCGGCACTGGCTCGATGTGGCTCGCTATAGCGACACCAACGGATTTGAAAAGGACATGCCGCGTGACCAATGGGCGTGGCGAGACTGGGTAATTCGTTCGATCGCCAAGGACCAACCTTATAACGAATTCGTGGTGGAACAGATTGCTGGTGATCTATTGCCGAATGTCACTCAAGACCAACTTGTCGCCACGGGCTTTCTTCGTAATGGGATGGTGAACGAAGAAGGCGCGATCGTGAACGAGCAGTTTCGCATCGAGGGTATTTTTGATCGCATGGACTGCTTGGGCAAAGCGGTCTTGGGTTTGTCCTTGCAGTGCGCCCAATGCCACACTCATAAGTTCGATCCGCTGACGCATGACGAATACTTCGGCATGTTCGCATTCCTTAACGATACCTACGAAGCTCAGTCGTGGGTCTACAGCGACGATCAACTCAAAGCGATCGAGAACATTCAAAAGCAAGTTGCGGACATCGAAGAAAAGATCAAAGCAGACCATCCCGATTGGCAGTCTCAGCTTGCCGAGTATGTGGAAAAGGAAACCAAACGCGAGGCCGACTGGGAATCGCTAAAGGCGGACGAACTCGTTTGGATCGGTGGCCTGAATCACCCCACCCAGGAACCTGACAACAGCATCCTGGTGTTGGGACACCCAACGACGACGGGCAAGATCTTTGTCACGGCTCAACCGGAAAAGCGACACATTACCGCTGTTCGCATCGAAGCGTTGCGGCACGGCGATTTGGCATTCGGTGGGCCGGGCCGCAGTTTCTGGGGCACGTTCGCCATCTCTGAAGTCGAGGTGTGGAGTCGCAATTCGAAAGAAGCCGATTGGCAGAGTGTCAAACTTTCCAAGGCGAACGCTGACTTTTCGGAAACCACCAAGAAGCTCGAGCCTTATTACTTGCCCACTCGGCAAGACAAAACGACCGAGGACCGACGCGTTGGTCCGGCCGCCTTCTTGATCGACGGCAACACCCGAACAGCATGGCGTCCCGATCGAGGCCCGATGTTACGACATACCGAGTCGGTGGCGATGATCAAGTTGGAACAACCTCTTGATTTGCCGGACGGTGGTGAGATCAAAATACAACTGACGCAAGACCATGGCGGAAACGGCGGCAGGGCTAACCTGCAACTGGGGTGCTATCGACTTGGTGTGACGGACACGGATCGACCGTCCCTGCCCGCTCATGACCACGCCGCAACGATTGCACTGAAGACCAAAGACATGCAAGCTTTGTTCCGCGGTTGGCGTCAACGAAACGAAATGTTCAAGGAAGCGAACGAACAGATCGACAAGCTTGAATCAAGTTATCCCGAAGCGATGACCAGTGTGCTCCACACCGCTCAAACTGCACCCGAGCATGCTCGCACCACTCGCTTACTCAGCCGAGGTTCATGGGACCAACCCGCTCATGAGGTGAAACCTCACACGCCGACGGTGTTGCCCGCGTTGGATGTCGAGTCTCCGACGCGTCTGGATTTTGCACGGTGGTTAGTCAGCGAAGACAATCCGCTGGCCGCTCGTGTTCAAGTAAACCGAGTTTGGCAGGCGATGTTCGGACGCGGAATTGTTGAAACATCAGAGGACTTCGGCACGCGAACGCCGGAACCGGAGTACGCCGAGCTATTGGATTGGTTAGCGGTCGATTATGTCCAGCACAATTGGAGCCTGAAACATTTGGTCCAACGTATCGTCAACAGCCAAACCTACCAGCAGACCTCCACCGTTGACCTGGAACTGACCGTTGCCGATCCGAACAATGAATGGCTTGCCCGCGGCCCGCGATTTCGCGCTGAAGCGGAAGTCATTCGTGACGTGGCGTTGACCGCCGCGGGCTTGTTGCACCATCAAGTCGGTGGCCCGAGCATCTTCCCGCCAGTGCCCCCGAGCTTGTTGGAATACAACTTTTTCAAACCCGACTATTGGGACCCCGCCACACCGCCCCTGCGATATCGACGATCCTTGTACGTGTTCCGCAAACGATCGATGCCCGATCCGGTGCTGACAACGTTTGATGCGCCCAATTCGGATGCCGCTTGCGCTCGTCGAGTTCGTTCCAACACACCGCTAGCGGCATTGGTATCTCTGAACGAGCCTGTCTTCGTCGAAGCCGCTCAAGCGATGGCGTTGCGGGTGCTGCGAGAGGGTGGTGAAACGGACGAATCGCGAATCGATTATGCCTATCGCTTGGTAACGGGACGTCACGCAAAGCCGGCCGAAGTGGCAACGCTTATCGAAATGCTTGATCACAATTCAAAGCGACTAGCCGATGGTTGGTTGTCCATCGACAAAGTGGGTTTCACCAACCCAGATGAGCGACCGGAATTGCCCGACGGCGTCATACCGCGAGACGTGGCCGCTTGGGCGATGGTCACACGAGTGCTTTTGAATCTCGACGAAACATTGACGAAAAGTTAG
- a CDS encoding SpoIIE family protein phosphatase gives MAFLSISGQSGDDSRFELSDRETTMGRHPDCSIVVDAGAVSRYHAKISASNSGFMVEDSGSRNGTFLNGQMLTTPTLLRDGDRIRVSDVEFVFTHDNMPGFVSGGSEMTFAGSNFGIQMVDEGEPGTLSSSSKVEFRSSADGLKMAATPEAKLEALMRINRQLSGALALEDVLPKVLDSLFSIFPAADRGFIVMQDESGNLIPRWVKTRSSHDETETIRISRTIIREVMTHREPILSLDASEDSRFDSSQSIADFSIRSMICAPLVDAAGNAFGALQVDSTAGRGQFREDDADLLAGVAAQAGIVINNARMHEAALHQKEVEQDLKLATEVQQAFLPQSPPDSTSYRVRSFYQAANHIGGDYFDYIHLSDGRVAIVVADVVGHGVAAAMFMAKLSAETRFCLASIPDLAKAIEKLNDRMSRLHVERFITFLVLVIDPLSEKVTIVNAGHMAPLVRIAKDGSIVEPGEEESGLPIAIDDGMEYEAVDFEMERGDLAVLYTDGINEAMNANDEEFGIEPLRKLTASGGTADEVKDRIVEAVMAHVGDSPPFDDMCLVVVERIGSAELSRSAVTDTVDDDELDDLLGTKG, from the coding sequence ATGGCTTTCTTGTCCATTTCAGGTCAATCCGGTGATGACAGTCGGTTTGAGTTGAGTGATCGCGAAACAACAATGGGACGTCATCCCGATTGTTCAATCGTCGTCGATGCGGGAGCGGTGAGCCGCTACCACGCCAAAATTTCGGCAAGCAACTCTGGCTTTATGGTCGAGGATTCGGGCAGTCGCAATGGAACGTTCTTGAATGGCCAGATGTTGACCACGCCGACGCTACTGCGCGATGGAGATCGCATTCGCGTCAGTGATGTTGAATTTGTGTTCACTCATGACAACATGCCTGGCTTCGTATCGGGTGGCAGCGAGATGACCTTTGCGGGGTCAAACTTCGGAATCCAGATGGTGGACGAAGGCGAACCCGGAACGCTTAGCAGTTCGTCAAAGGTTGAATTCCGCAGTTCTGCCGATGGCCTGAAGATGGCGGCCACTCCTGAGGCAAAGCTTGAAGCTCTGATGCGAATCAACCGGCAACTCAGCGGCGCCCTTGCGCTTGAGGATGTGTTGCCGAAGGTTCTTGATAGCCTGTTCAGCATTTTTCCCGCGGCTGACCGTGGGTTCATTGTCATGCAGGACGAATCCGGGAATCTGATTCCGCGCTGGGTGAAGACTCGATCAAGTCACGATGAAACCGAAACGATTCGAATCAGCCGCACGATCATTCGCGAGGTCATGACGCATCGAGAGCCAATCTTGTCCCTGGATGCTTCCGAAGACAGTCGATTCGATAGCAGTCAATCGATTGCTGATTTTTCAATCCGATCCATGATTTGTGCTCCCTTGGTTGACGCCGCAGGCAACGCGTTTGGGGCGCTACAGGTCGACTCGACTGCGGGGCGGGGCCAGTTTCGCGAAGATGACGCGGACTTGCTTGCCGGTGTTGCTGCTCAAGCGGGAATCGTAATCAACAACGCCCGAATGCACGAAGCAGCTTTGCATCAAAAAGAGGTCGAGCAAGACCTCAAGCTTGCCACCGAGGTACAGCAAGCGTTCCTTCCCCAATCGCCGCCCGATTCGACAAGCTATCGCGTTCGCAGCTTTTACCAAGCTGCTAACCATATCGGTGGCGATTACTTCGATTACATCCACTTGTCCGATGGACGCGTTGCAATCGTGGTTGCCGACGTGGTCGGACACGGGGTTGCCGCGGCAATGTTCATGGCCAAGTTGTCGGCCGAAACTCGCTTTTGTTTGGCCAGCATCCCTGATCTTGCCAAGGCCATCGAAAAGCTCAACGATCGAATGAGCCGACTGCACGTCGAACGCTTCATCACGTTCCTGGTACTGGTCATTGACCCGCTGAGTGAAAAAGTAACGATCGTTAATGCGGGTCACATGGCGCCTTTGGTGCGGATCGCTAAAGATGGTTCGATCGTCGAACCAGGCGAAGAAGAATCAGGCCTACCGATTGCGATTGACGACGGAATGGAATACGAAGCCGTTGACTTCGAAATGGAACGCGGCGACCTAGCGGTGCTGTATACCGACGGAATCAACGAAGCGATGAATGCCAACGACGAAGAATTTGGCATCGAACCGCTTCGCAAATTGACGGCATCGGGCGGTACAGCGGACGAGGTGAAAGATCGAATCGTGGAGGCCGTGATGGCTCACGTTGGTGATAGTCCACCGTTTGATGATATGTGCCTAGTGGTGGTCGAACGTATTGGTTCGGCTGAACTTTCCCGTTCGGCAGTCACTGATACCGTCGATGACGATGAACTCGACGATTTGCTCGGTACCAAAGGATAA